Part of the Deinococcus radiopugnans ATCC 19172 genome, ACCTGGAACCCGGTCAACGGCACCTTCGGGGCCGCCGCAATGATCATCGGCACGCTGGTTACCAGCTTCGTGGCCCTGATCATCAGTGTGCCGCTGGCGATTGCCAGCGCCCTGTTCGTGGCCGAGTACGCTCCCCGCTGGCTGGCGAATCCGGTGGGCTACCTGATCGAGCTGCTGGCCGCCATTCCCAGCGTGGTCTACGGCCTATGGGCGCTCTTTGTGATTGCGCCGGTGCTGGCCCGCTGGCAGATCACCTTTTTCAACCCCGAATACCCGGAGCGGTTGGCGCTGTACACCAGATGCGCGGCCATCTGGGCCACTGACCAGACCACCCTCCAGTGCTTCTTCGTGCCGTCGTCCGGGGCAGGACGCGGACTGGCGCTGGCGATCATCATCCTGACCGTAATGATTCTGCCGTACACGGCCAGCGTCGCCAGGGACGTGATCCGTCTGGTCCCTGCCGATCAGCGCGAGGCGATGTACGCGCTGGGCGCGACCAAGTGGGAGGTCATCTCGCGGGCCATCTTGCCCTACGCCCGCGCCGGGATCATGGGCGGCGTGATTCTGGCCCTGGGCCGGGCGCTGGGCGAGACGCTGGCGGTGGCGATGGTGATCGGGGACAGCCAGGACATCATCAAGAGCCTCTGGGGCAACGCCAGCACCATGGCCTCGGTGATCGCCAACCAGTTCGGCGACGCGCAGGAGACCCTGCACCGCTCCAGCGTGATCACCCTGGGCTTCATCCTGTTCTTCGTGAGCGTGGCGGTCAACCTGCTGGCCCGCGTGCTGATCCAGCGGCTGACGCCCCAGGGGGTCAAATGATGGGCACTGCCGCCACCGCCAGGCCACGGCCCACTGCCGGCCTCAGTGCCGCGCGAAAGGCACGGAACGCCGCGATGGGCGGGCTGATCCTGCTCGCAACGCTGCTGGTGGTTGCTCCCTTGATCCTGATCTTTGTGTACCTGATCCGCGAGGGCCTAGGGGCGGTCAACCTCAACTTCTTCACCCGGGTGCCTGCGCCTGAAGGCGAGGCGGGCGGCGGCCTGCTCAACGCCATCGTGGGCAGCCTGTCCATGCTGGGCATGGCCTCGGTGTTTGGCGTGCTGATTGGCATCGCCGGCGGCATCTTTCTCGCCGAGTACCCCCGGCACCCCCTGATGCCCACCATCCGCCTGGTCAGCGACGTGCTGGCGGGCATCCCGGCCATCGTAATGGGGCTGGTGGCCTACGGCCTGATCGTCCTGAACTTTGGCTTCTCGGGCTTTGCTGGGGCGCTGGCCCTGGGCTTCCTGATGATTCCCATCGTCGTGCGGACCACCGAGGAGGTGCTCAAGCTCGTGCCCCAGTCGGTGCGCGAGGCCGGCCTGAGCCTGGGCCTGCCGCAGTGGCTGGTCACCCTGCGGATCGTGCTGCCCGCCGCGGCCGGGGGGATCATC contains:
- the pstA gene encoding phosphate ABC transporter permease PstA, which encodes MGTAATARPRPTAGLSAARKARNAAMGGLILLATLLVVAPLILIFVYLIREGLGAVNLNFFTRVPAPEGEAGGGLLNAIVGSLSMLGMASVFGVLIGIAGGIFLAEYPRHPLMPTIRLVSDVLAGIPAIVMGLVAYGLIVLNFGFSGFAGALALGFLMIPIVVRTTEEVLKLVPQSVREAGLSLGLPQWLVTLRIVLPAAAGGIITGVMLALARVAGEAAPLLFTAFGNPNVNLDPSKPMSALPLEIYRGATSAYDENQRMAKAGALLLIVLIFATSLLARRFSRKG
- the pstC gene encoding phosphate ABC transporter permease subunit PstC, with the protein product MSEPARRLPSRTGLSSGSDRVFQSLILILASVIVLVFVVSLYLLGKDSWPALQRFGTEFLTTRTWNPVNGTFGAAAMIIGTLVTSFVALIISVPLAIASALFVAEYAPRWLANPVGYLIELLAAIPSVVYGLWALFVIAPVLARWQITFFNPEYPERLALYTRCAAIWATDQTTLQCFFVPSSGAGRGLALAIIILTVMILPYTASVARDVIRLVPADQREAMYALGATKWEVISRAILPYARAGIMGGVILALGRALGETLAVAMVIGDSQDIIKSLWGNASTMASVIANQFGDAQETLHRSSVITLGFILFFVSVAVNLLARVLIQRLTPQGVK